A region of the Myxococcus xanthus genome:
CGCACCAGACGCCCTGCCCCGAAATACATGTGTGCGAGGCCCTCCACAACCACGAGGGCGTCGTGCATCCGCACGACTACCAGGGGGTTGGCCCGGGGCTCCTCCAGCACCGTCACCCGCCCGGCTTCATGCACTTCCAGCGTGCCCCCAAACTCCCCGTCGTCCCATCCGACGAGGCACGCCTCCCCCATAGCTTCGAGGACGGATGCGGAGTCCCCACCCGGCACGGCTGCGCAGGGACTCCCCTGTGGGGGCGCCTTCGGCTTGTCCCAGTGCAACTGGACAGAGGTGTGTCCCTCATTCAGCGTCCACCCCCCGCTACGTCCAGGAATAATGCGGGCGCAGTCGATGGACTCCGCATGCTGCACCTCCTGTTCGGCGAGGCCTTGCATGGCCAACCTCGCGTGGCTCCGCGCCACCGGCGAGGCGTGCGTCGTCCCCACCCGCTGGAGCAGCGGCCCCAGCTCCTCCGCATGCTCCCGGAAGGCGTAGCTGCCCAGCGCATCAACCGCCGCGGCCTGGACTTCGCTGTGCGGCGCGTCCACCGCCTGGCGCAGCGCCTCGAAGGCGGCTGCGTCTCCCACGCGTCCAAGGGCCTCTGCGGCCCGTGCGCGCTCCCAGCCCTCCTTCCCCGTGGCCAGCAGCCGCAGCAGCGGCTCCGTCGCGGCTGGCCGCGCCACGTCCCCCAGGG
Encoded here:
- a CDS encoding HEAT repeat domain-containing protein, encoding GAKGEPEALQALQRADVRLTPVALQALVAFRSPAAVPGVLEQLAVPECRARALASLVSLGDVARPAATEPLLRLLATGKEGWERARAAEALGRVGDAAAFEALRQAVDAPHSEVQAAAVDALGSYAFREHAEELGPLLQRVGTTHASPVARSHARLAMQGLAEQEVQHAESIDCARIIPGRSGGWTLNEGHTSVQLHWDKPKAPPQGSPCAAVPGGDSASVLEAMGEACLVGWDDGEFGGTLEVHEAGRVTVLEEPRANPLVVVRMHDALVVVEGLAHMYFGAGRLVRVDASEGRWRATPWVTLPGAPMAYALDEAGDLVVGTTDQRLDAFVCGRAGTFAPAHVVRVTRDGRLAPVEPDGRH